In the Chryseobacterium sp. MYb264 genome, one interval contains:
- the hisH gene encoding imidazole glycerol phosphate synthase subunit HisH: MIAIIKYNGGNVNSVQNALDRLNVKSIVTDDFDLIQGADKVIFPGVGEASSTMKILTQKGLDELIPTLKQPVLGICLGMQLMCGDNEEGNTTGMGIFDVKVKKFPPQDLVPHMGWNTISDFKSTLFSGISESDDLYFVHSFYCELSENTTSVCDYILPFSASLQKDNFYAMQFHPEKSGSIGSELLNNFLKL, encoded by the coding sequence ATGATTGCCATTATAAAATACAACGGAGGAAATGTAAATTCTGTACAGAATGCGCTGGATAGACTGAATGTGAAATCAATAGTTACCGATGATTTTGACCTGATCCAAGGTGCGGATAAAGTAATATTTCCGGGAGTCGGTGAAGCTTCGTCGACCATGAAAATTTTAACGCAAAAAGGATTGGATGAGTTAATTCCAACTCTGAAGCAGCCCGTTTTAGGGATTTGCCTCGGAATGCAGTTGATGTGTGGAGATAATGAGGAAGGAAATACAACGGGAATGGGAATTTTTGATGTTAAGGTTAAAAAATTTCCACCACAGGATTTGGTTCCTCACATGGGGTGGAATACCATTTCTGATTTTAAATCAACACTTTTTTCGGGAATTTCAGAAAGTGACGATCTGTATTTTGTTCATAGTTTTTATTGTGAGCTTTCAGAAAATACAACCTCTGTCTGTGATTATATTTTACCTTTCAGCGCTTCGCTGCAAAAAGATAATTTTTATGCCATGCAGTTTCACCCTGAAAAATCGGGAAGCATCGGAAGTGAACTATTAAATAACTTTTTAAAGCTGTAA
- the hisA gene encoding 1-(5-phosphoribosyl)-5-[(5-phosphoribosylamino)methylideneamino]imidazole-4-carboxamide isomerase, which produces MKIIPAIDIIDGKCVRLSKGDYNTKKIYNENPVEVAKEFESFGIQYLHLVDLDGAKSKHIVNQKVLENIANKTSLQIDFGGGLKTEGDIETAFSAGAKQITVGSIAVQDPEFCFGLIQKYGTEKIILGADCDARKIKTSGWLEESDLDVIDFIIKYQQKGLKNVICTDISKDGMLQGPSTELYTEILNKTDIQLVASGGISGMEDVYQMKEIGCAGTIIGKAIYEGKISLKEIKNFIENA; this is translated from the coding sequence ATGAAAATTATTCCTGCAATTGACATTATTGACGGAAAATGTGTACGTCTGTCAAAAGGTGATTATAATACAAAGAAGATTTATAATGAAAATCCTGTAGAAGTCGCGAAAGAGTTCGAAAGTTTTGGGATACAATATCTTCATTTGGTGGATCTTGACGGGGCAAAGTCAAAGCATATTGTGAATCAAAAGGTATTGGAAAATATTGCGAATAAGACTTCCTTACAAATTGATTTTGGGGGCGGACTGAAAACTGAGGGAGATATTGAAACAGCCTTTAGTGCTGGGGCAAAGCAAATTACTGTGGGCAGTATAGCGGTTCAAGATCCTGAGTTTTGTTTTGGTTTAATTCAAAAATATGGAACTGAGAAAATTATTCTGGGTGCCGATTGTGATGCTAGAAAAATAAAAACGTCAGGATGGTTGGAGGAAAGTGATCTGGATGTGATTGATTTTATTATTAAATATCAACAAAAGGGGTTAAAAAATGTGATCTGTACTGATATTTCAAAAGACGGAATGTTACAGGGACCTTCAACAGAATTGTATACAGAAATTTTAAATAAAACGGATATTCAACTGGTCGCCAGTGGTGGTATTTCAGGAATGGAAGATGTGTATCAAATGAAAGAAATTGGTTGTGCCGGAACGATTATCGGAAAAGCAATTTATGAAGGAAAAATAAGTCTGAAAGAAATTAAAAATTTTATTGAAAATGCTTAA
- the hisB gene encoding bifunctional histidinol-phosphatase/imidazoleglycerol-phosphate dehydratase HisB, with amino-acid sequence MKKVLFIDRDGTLILEPPVNFQVDSLEKLEFYPGVFQNLAKIAKELDFELVMITNQDGLGTESFPYQDFIKPQEKMIQAFQNEGIIFNDILIDKSFEHENLPTRKPGTGMLGSYIYGDYDLENSFVIGDRITDIQLAKNLGTKAIFINKIQNKDADLTTESWSEIYSYLKLIPRKAKVSRKTNETDIEIEINLDGKGDSEISTGLYFFDHMLEQISKHGNLDLKIKVNGDLQVDEHHTIEDTGIVLGESVVKALGKKKGIERYGFLLPMDDCLSQVALDFGGRPWLVWDADFKREKIGDVPTEMFFHFFKSFTDSAKCNVNIKSEGENEHHKIESIFKAFAKAIKMAVKQTDTNFNLPSTKGSL; translated from the coding sequence ATGAAAAAAGTATTGTTTATAGATCGTGATGGCACTTTGATCCTGGAGCCGCCTGTTAATTTTCAGGTCGATTCTTTGGAAAAGCTGGAATTTTATCCGGGTGTATTTCAAAACTTAGCCAAAATTGCAAAAGAGTTGGATTTTGAGCTGGTGATGATTACCAATCAGGATGGTTTGGGAACAGAGAGTTTTCCGTATCAGGATTTTATTAAACCTCAGGAAAAAATGATTCAGGCTTTTCAGAATGAAGGGATTATTTTTAATGATATTCTGATCGATAAAAGTTTTGAACATGAAAATCTGCCTACAAGAAAGCCTGGAACGGGGATGTTGGGTTCATACATCTATGGAGATTATGATCTCGAAAATTCTTTTGTAATCGGTGACCGGATCACGGATATTCAGCTGGCAAAAAATTTAGGAACGAAAGCTATTTTTATTAATAAAATTCAGAATAAAGATGCCGATCTTACAACAGAAAGCTGGAGTGAAATTTATTCTTATTTAAAACTGATTCCACGAAAGGCAAAAGTTTCAAGAAAAACAAATGAAACCGATATTGAAATAGAGATTAATCTCGATGGAAAGGGTGATTCTGAGATCTCCACCGGTTTATATTTTTTTGATCACATGCTCGAACAGATCTCAAAGCACGGAAATTTAGATTTAAAAATTAAAGTGAATGGCGATTTACAGGTTGATGAGCATCACACGATAGAAGATACGGGAATTGTCTTAGGGGAGTCTGTTGTAAAAGCTTTAGGCAAGAAAAAAGGAATTGAAAGATATGGCTTCCTGCTTCCTATGGATGATTGCCTGTCGCAGGTAGCGCTGGATTTTGGAGGAAGACCCTGGCTGGTTTGGGATGCCGATTTTAAAAGAGAAAAAATTGGAGATGTACCTACGGAAATGTTCTTTCACTTCTTTAAATCTTTCACCGATTCTGCTAAATGTAATGTAAATATTAAATCTGAAGGTGAAAATGAACACCACAAAATAGAATCGATCTTTAAAGCCTTTGCAAAAGCAATAAAAATGGCTGTAAAACAAACAGATACTAATTTTAATTTACCTTCCACAAAAGGAAGTTTATAA
- the hisIE gene encoding bifunctional phosphoribosyl-AMP cyclohydrolase/phosphoribosyl-ATP diphosphatase HisIE, whose amino-acid sequence MKINFDKSNGLVPVVIQDGRTLQVLMLGYMNQEAFEKTQTEKIVTFFSRSKNRLWTKGEESGNFLAVKSIAVDCDQDTILIKVKPTNTVCHTGSFSCFGEKDSKGFVYELEEKISQRIDDQVENSYTYSLFQKGINKVAQKVGEEAVEVVIEAKDNNDDLFKNEAADLLYHYLILLKAKNFTLQDIENVLMSRDQ is encoded by the coding sequence ATGAAAATTAATTTTGATAAAAGTAACGGATTGGTTCCTGTTGTCATTCAGGATGGCAGAACGTTGCAGGTTCTAATGCTGGGATATATGAATCAGGAAGCTTTCGAAAAAACTCAGACTGAAAAAATAGTCACTTTTTTCAGTCGGTCCAAAAACAGATTATGGACAAAAGGAGAGGAATCCGGAAATTTTTTAGCTGTAAAAAGTATTGCTGTTGATTGTGATCAGGATACGATATTAATTAAAGTAAAACCTACGAATACCGTCTGTCATACGGGAAGTTTTAGTTGTTTTGGCGAAAAAGACTCTAAAGGTTTTGTATATGAGTTGGAAGAAAAAATTTCGCAGAGAATTGATGATCAGGTTGAAAACTCCTATACATATTCTTTATTTCAAAAGGGAATTAATAAAGTGGCTCAAAAAGTAGGCGAGGAGGCCGTAGAGGTCGTGATTGAAGCGAAGGATAATAATGATGATCTGTTTAAAAATGAAGCGGCAGATCTGTTGTATCACTACTTAATTTTGTTGAAAGCGAAGAATTTTACTTTACAGGATATTGAAAATGTTTTAATGTCACGTGATCAATAA
- a CDS encoding IS1182 family transposase, with product MLIQQEKLPLSAYSGLYDLIVPKENLLRKINELIDFSFIYDELLSKYCLNNGRNAESPVRMFKYLLLKSIYTVSDVDVVERSRYDMSFKYFLDMTPEEDVINPSSLTKFRKLRLKDSDLLSLLIGKTVSIAIEKGIIKSRSIIVDATHTLSMSNPFSTIEVLRERSKLLRKTVYQFDEEFKTKMPSKNIENDLNKELDYCRELEKRIENEASIREIPAVKEKLNLLKETVRDTGEQMVFSKDADAKTGHKSADSSFFGYKTHLAMSEERIITAAVVTSGEKGDGPELPKLLQMSQDNGMEVDAIIGDAAYSGKENLKIAGEQNIKIVARLNPSITQGFRKDEDRFDYNKDADRFVCPAGHLAIRKARGGKKHVGGNQVDTYYFDIEKCKVCPLKEGCYKEGAKSKTYSVSIKSDLHKEQMIFQESDYYKEKSKHRYKIEAKNSELKNVHGYDRAIANGIENMQMQGAMAIFTVNLKRILKLI from the coding sequence ATGTTAATACAGCAAGAAAAACTTCCGTTGAGTGCCTATTCCGGTTTGTATGATTTAATTGTACCGAAGGAAAACCTTCTTAGAAAAATTAATGAGCTGATTGATTTTTCTTTCATCTATGATGAGCTTTTGAGCAAATACTGCTTAAACAATGGTCGCAATGCTGAAAGTCCGGTACGGATGTTTAAATACCTGCTTTTAAAAAGTATTTATACAGTTTCTGATGTAGATGTGGTAGAGCGTTCCCGGTATGATATGTCCTTTAAATATTTCTTGGATATGACTCCGGAAGAAGATGTAATCAATCCCAGTTCCCTTACAAAATTCAGAAAACTGCGTTTGAAAGATAGTGATCTTTTAAGCTTGCTCATTGGTAAAACCGTGAGTATTGCGATTGAAAAAGGCATCATCAAATCCAGATCCATCATTGTAGATGCCACTCACACCTTGTCGATGAGCAATCCTTTTTCAACGATAGAAGTATTGCGGGAGCGCTCAAAACTGCTTCGCAAGACCGTTTATCAGTTTGATGAAGAATTTAAAACTAAAATGCCCTCAAAAAATATTGAAAATGATTTAAACAAAGAATTGGATTATTGCAGAGAACTCGAAAAACGCATTGAAAACGAAGCTTCTATCAGGGAGATTCCTGCTGTAAAGGAGAAGCTGAATCTTTTGAAGGAAACAGTGAGAGACACCGGGGAGCAGATGGTTTTTTCAAAAGATGCCGACGCTAAAACGGGTCACAAATCGGCTGACAGTTCTTTTTTCGGATACAAAACGCACTTGGCGATGAGCGAAGAGCGGATTATTACGGCGGCCGTGGTAACTTCGGGAGAAAAAGGCGACGGCCCGGAACTGCCAAAATTACTGCAGATGAGCCAGGACAACGGGATGGAGGTAGATGCCATCATTGGTGACGCTGCTTACAGCGGAAAAGAAAATCTGAAAATTGCGGGCGAACAAAATATTAAAATAGTAGCCAGACTTAATCCTTCCATCACCCAGGGTTTTCGAAAAGATGAAGACCGTTTTGATTACAATAAAGATGCCGACCGTTTTGTGTGTCCTGCAGGGCATTTGGCGATTCGCAAAGCTCGTGGCGGGAAGAAACACGTAGGCGGAAATCAAGTGGATACCTATTATTTTGATATTGAAAAATGCAAGGTTTGCCCATTAAAAGAAGGATGTTATAAAGAAGGAGCAAAATCTAAAACTTATTCGGTTTCCATAAAATCAGACTTACATAAGGAGCAAATGATTTTTCAGGAAAGCGATTATTACAAAGAAAAATCGAAACACCGCTATAAAATCGAAGCCAAAAACAGCGAGCTTAAAAACGTACACGGCTACGACAGGGCGATTGCAAATGGTATTGAAAATATGCAAATGCAGGGTGCAATGGCTATTTTCACTGTCAATTTGAAGAGAATCCTGAAATTAATATAG
- a CDS encoding T9SS type A sorting domain-containing protein, translating into MKKLYASALTIAAFLGVSAQEILWQKEITSSTQDFLSQITTTIDGQYLISGSIIQPDRQLKTENRASSGYDIRLMKLSPQGEKKWEKFFSGNGHDYVASTIATREGGFLVAATSFSGKGMDKKEDSGGTSQIWLIRLNEEGDELWQKSIGGSSNEEARAVVQTADLGFVVAGNITQASEGYGLRDILMVKLDKEGKEVSRSVLKGSGNHVVEKMIPTRDGGVLLGIYSRESGFQNEARKSESGDRRMAIHSLKTATHYGEGDFQLIKLSKEGHPEWQKTYGGTGDDHLRTLALTSYGYLICGESRSKISGSKTVDIQEGTDIWLVAVNERGEEVFQKSYSFGNRDVAMGLSVLNGSDNTTKKVIIGGYTQTEGRMETGEETFWLLCLNGEGNEEFRKYVKGESGSREERLSDIQLNKDGSILLAGTSAHNGLGSENWKVVKLGDKQIDQMIERQDIKIYPNPVADYAYVEIGYDFKEAEINVFDMSGRQLQGLKTKNKVTKINTQALIQGAYLVTIKTDENKTANAKLIKK; encoded by the coding sequence ATGAAAAAACTTTATGCGAGCGCCCTTACAATAGCGGCATTTCTGGGTGTATCGGCTCAGGAAATTCTCTGGCAGAAAGAGATAACCTCCTCGACTCAGGATTTTCTAAGCCAGATTACAACAACTATAGATGGTCAGTACCTGATCTCGGGAAGCATTATTCAGCCTGATCGTCAGCTGAAAACGGAAAATCGGGCATCTTCGGGATACGATATCCGCCTGATGAAACTGAGTCCTCAGGGTGAAAAAAAATGGGAGAAATTTTTTTCCGGAAACGGACATGATTATGTGGCTTCCACAATAGCGACCCGAGAAGGTGGTTTTTTGGTGGCTGCAACCTCTTTCAGCGGTAAGGGAATGGATAAAAAAGAGGATTCCGGCGGAACTTCCCAAATCTGGCTGATCCGCCTGAATGAGGAGGGTGATGAACTGTGGCAGAAAAGCATTGGCGGAAGTTCGAATGAAGAGGCCAGAGCAGTTGTGCAGACGGCGGATCTTGGCTTTGTGGTCGCTGGAAATATCACTCAGGCTTCAGAGGGATATGGATTGAGGGATATTCTGATGGTAAAACTCGACAAAGAAGGGAAAGAAGTATCACGATCGGTTCTGAAGGGCAGCGGAAATCATGTTGTTGAAAAAATGATTCCCACCCGGGATGGAGGTGTATTGCTAGGGATATATTCGAGAGAATCCGGATTTCAGAACGAAGCCCGGAAATCTGAATCAGGAGACCGGAGAATGGCAATTCACTCATTAAAAACGGCTACCCATTATGGCGAAGGCGACTTTCAGTTGATAAAACTATCCAAAGAAGGGCATCCCGAATGGCAAAAAACGTATGGAGGGACAGGGGATGACCATCTTCGAACGTTGGCGTTGACCTCCTATGGATATTTAATCTGTGGGGAAAGCCGGTCAAAAATTTCCGGTTCGAAGACGGTAGACATTCAAGAGGGTACCGATATATGGCTTGTGGCAGTTAACGAAAGAGGAGAGGAGGTCTTTCAGAAGTCTTACTCATTTGGTAACCGCGATGTGGCAATGGGACTTAGTGTTTTAAACGGTTCGGACAATACAACAAAAAAAGTGATCATCGGAGGCTACACGCAGACAGAAGGCAGAATGGAAACTGGAGAAGAGACGTTCTGGCTGCTCTGTCTTAACGGGGAGGGAAATGAAGAATTCCGGAAATACGTGAAAGGGGAATCAGGCAGCCGGGAAGAAAGACTATCCGATATTCAGCTGAACAAAGACGGCTCTATCCTCTTAGCTGGAACCAGCGCCCACAATGGATTGGGCTCTGAAAACTGGAAAGTTGTGAAACTGGGAGACAAACAAATCGATCAGATGATTGAAAGACAGGATATTAAAATTTATCCGAATCCTGTTGCTGATTATGCGTATGTAGAAATCGGATATGATTTCAAAGAGGCTGAAATTAATGTATTTGATATGAGCGGAAGGCAGTTACAAGGTCTGAAAACGAAGAATAAAGTGACGAAGATCAATACGCAGGCTCTTATCCAGGGAGCGTATTTGGTGACCATAAAAACGGATGAGAATAAAACCGCGAATGCAAAATTGATTAAAAAATAA
- the hisF gene encoding imidazole glycerol phosphate synthase subunit HisF, with product MLKKRIIPCLDIKDGTTVKGINFEGLRNAGDPIELAKKYEIDGADELVFLDITATIEERKTFIDLVQKIGKELSIPFTVGGGISTVEDVRKLLDAGADKISVNSSAVKNPELISNLAKEFGSQCIVVAIDTKCVDGDDWVHIKGGREKTDLKTLDWAQKAEELGAGEILLTSMDGDGTKSGFDLRITQLISENINIPVIASGGAGNVKDFEDVFTCTSATGGLAASIFHFEEINISNLKKELKTKKIDIR from the coding sequence ATGCTTAAAAAAAGAATTATTCCATGTCTCGATATAAAAGACGGAACTACGGTAAAAGGGATTAACTTTGAAGGGCTTAGAAATGCCGGAGATCCTATAGAACTGGCAAAAAAATATGAAATTGATGGTGCGGATGAATTGGTATTTCTCGATATTACGGCCACGATTGAAGAGCGAAAAACTTTCATTGATCTCGTGCAAAAAATAGGAAAAGAGTTAAGCATTCCTTTCACGGTGGGGGGGGGAATTTCGACGGTTGAGGATGTCCGTAAATTGCTTGATGCCGGAGCGGACAAAATTAGTGTCAATTCTTCAGCGGTAAAAAATCCTGAACTTATTTCGAATCTTGCCAAAGAATTTGGCAGCCAGTGCATTGTGGTGGCTATTGATACGAAATGTGTAGACGGTGATGACTGGGTTCACATTAAAGGAGGAAGAGAAAAAACAGATCTTAAAACACTGGATTGGGCTCAAAAAGCAGAAGAATTGGGGGCTGGTGAAATTCTTCTGACTTCAATGGATGGAGATGGCACAAAAAGTGGCTTTGATTTGAGAATTACTCAACTTATTTCAGAAAATATCAATATTCCCGTTATTGCCTCAGGAGGTGCTGGAAATGTTAAAGATTTCGAAGATGTTTTTACCTGCACTTCGGCGACAGGTGGTTTGGCAGCCAGCATTTTTCATTTTGAAGAAATTAATATATCAAATTTAAAGAAAGAATTGAAAACTAAAAAAATTGACATACGATGA